Proteins encoded together in one Cicer arietinum cultivar CDC Frontier isolate Library 1 chromosome 4, Cicar.CDCFrontier_v2.0, whole genome shotgun sequence window:
- the LOC101500334 gene encoding DNA mismatch repair protein MSH1, mitochondrial-like isoform X1, with the protein MKIVGLLPYWINMAEGGAVHNTIDMQSLFLLTGANGGGKSSLLRSICAAALLGICGLTVRAESALIPYFDSIMLHTKSYDSPADHKSSFQVEMSELRSIITRTTQRSLVLVDEICRGTEAAKGTCIAGSIIETLDSIGCLGIVFTYLHEIFTLPLNIKNTVHKAMGTTCIDGQTKPTWKLTDSICTESIAFETSKREGIAEEIYPNYIKLL; encoded by the exons ATGAAGATAGTTGGTTTATTACCATATTGGATCAACATGGCAGAAGGAGGTGCTGTGCATAATACTATTGATATGCAATCATTGTTTCTATTGACAGGAGCAAATGGTGGTGGTAAATCAAGTTTGCTTCGGTCAATTTGTGCTGCTGCACTACTTGGGATATGTGGACTTACGGTTCGTGCTGAATCAGCTCTGATTCCATATTTTGACTCCATCATGCTTCATACGAAGTCATATGATAGTCCAGCTGATCACAAAAGTTCATTTCAG GTGGAGATGTCTGAACTTCGATCCATCATTACTAGAACCACCCAAAGGAGCCTTGTGCTTGTTGATGAAATATGTCGAGGAACAGAAGCTGCAAAAGGGACTTGTATTGCAGGCAGCATCATTGAAACTCTTGATAGTATTGGCTGTCTAGGTATTGTATTTACTTACTTGCACGAAATATTTACCTTGCCGCTTAACATCAAGAACACTGTGCACAAAGCAATGGGCACCACTTGCATTGATGGACAAACAAAACCTACTTGGAAGCTGACAGATAGTATTTGTACAGAAAGTATTGCTTTTGAAACTTCCAAGAGGGAAGGAATTGCCGAAgaaatctacccaaactatattaaactcttatag
- the LOC101500334 gene encoding DNA mismatch repair protein MSH1, mitochondrial-like isoform X3 produces MKIVGLLPYWINMAEGGAVHNTIDMQSLFLLTGANGGGKSSLLRSICAAALLGICGLTVRAESALIPYFDSIMLHTKSYDSPADHKSSFQVEMSELRSIITRTTQRSLVLVDEICRGTEAAKGTCIAGSIIETLDSIGCLEVRRSMLKFCRIGD; encoded by the exons ATGAAGATAGTTGGTTTATTACCATATTGGATCAACATGGCAGAAGGAGGTGCTGTGCATAATACTATTGATATGCAATCATTGTTTCTATTGACAGGAGCAAATGGTGGTGGTAAATCAAGTTTGCTTCGGTCAATTTGTGCTGCTGCACTACTTGGGATATGTGGACTTACGGTTCGTGCTGAATCAGCTCTGATTCCATATTTTGACTCCATCATGCTTCATACGAAGTCATATGATAGTCCAGCTGATCACAAAAGTTCATTTCAG GTGGAGATGTCTGAACTTCGATCCATCATTACTAGAACCACCCAAAGGAGCCTTGTGCTTGTTGATGAAATATGTCGAGGAACAGAAGCTGCAAAAGGGACTTGTATTGCAGGCAGCATCATTGAAACTCTTGATAGTATTGGCTGTCTAG